The following DNA comes from Pseudomonadota bacterium.
CGGTCGATGTCGTCCCGCTGGTTGGCCGGACACTGCCCGCCCGCGCACGCGTCCTGGATCGACTTGTTCGCCGACAGCGCGAGCCCGCCCGTGACCGCGCCGCCGACGAGCGCCGCGGCCCCGACCCCCACGGCGATCCAGCCGGCCGTGCGGATCTTGCGGTCCCGGATCGCCTTCCCGTCCTCCGCCGCGACCGGCTCCGGCAGCCGCGGGTTCGCGTCCACGAGCAGGTTCTCCTCGCCGCCGACGCGCACCGCGCGATCGGCCAGCAGCTCGCCGCCGAGCTCGACCCGCACCGCGTGGTCCACGCCGGCCGCCACCCGGATCCGCCCGGGCAGCGGAGCGCGCCCGCGCTCGACGCCGTCGACCAGGACGAGCGCGCCGGCCGGCGCCGAGATCTCGATCGAGCCCGACATCTTCCGCAGGCGCTCCACCTCGGCGAGCACCTCCCCGCGCCGCGTCACCTCGATCTCGTCGCCGCCCTGCGAGAGGTACTGCTCGAACGCCTCGAGCGCCTCGCCGTGCCGCTTCAGCGCCGCCTCGCACTGCCCGACGTTGTACAGGAGCTTCCACGACGGGTTCAGCTCGTACGCCTTGCGGAACAGCGTGACCGCTCCCTCGTAGCCTCCGGAGTCGAACTTCTCGACCGCCTCCTGGAACGCCGCGCGCGCCTCCCTCTCGGCCTTCTCCTCGGCTGTCTCCGCGGCCTTGTCCTTCTTCTTCTTCTGCGCCTCCGCGGGCCCCGCAAAGGCCACAGCGAGGGCGAGGCCCACGACCGCCACACACCATCTCTTCGACATCGCGTTCCTCCGGCCCGAGTCGATCCTCCGACCCGGATTTCAGGACGACAGCATAGCAGATTCCCGGAACCCCGGGTCAAAGGGCGTTCACTCGAACGCCAACGGCGGGACGACGACTGACCTCTCGCCGCCGTAAAGGAACCTATATGTGGCGAACGTCGCGAGCACGCGCTTCGCGTAGCCGCGCGTCTGGGAGAACGGGATCCCCTCGACGAACATGTCGAGGCTCTGGCCCGGCTTGGCGGCGAGCCACTTCTTCACCGCGCCCTCGCCCGCGTTGTAGCCGGCGATCGCGAGCGCAGGGTGGCCGTCGAACTCCTCGTCGAGGTAGGCGAGGTAGGCGGCGCCGAGGCGGATGTTCGTCGCGGGATCGCGCAGCGTCTTGCCGTTGATCTTCGCCTCGAGCTTCAGCCGCTTCGCCATGCTCCGCGCGGTCGGCAGGATCAGCTGCATCAGCCCGACGGCGTTGGCCCACGACTCGACGCCCGCCGCGAAGCCGCTCTCCTCGCGCATGATCGCCCACAGGAGCGCCCGGTCCACGCCGCTCTCGGCCGCCGCGGCGTCGACCTCCGCCTCGAACGCGGTCGGGAACGCGAGGGTCCAGTACACGAGGTCGCTCCCGGCCGGGTACCGGCGCTGCCAGTCTGCGCCGTGGCCCGACGAGAGCTCCTTGGCCGCCGTGAACTCGCCCGCGCGCCGGAAGAGCGCGGCCGCGATCCAGTGGACGCTCGGGCTGGTCCCGCGATCGGCCAGGATGCGATCGAACTCGCGGCGGGCGCGGGAGTAGAGGCCTAAGCGCACGAGCTCCACGGCCTCCGCGAGGCCCGGCGTGCCGTCGATCAGCGCGCGCTCGAAGCGG
Coding sequences within:
- a CDS encoding lytic transglycosylase domain-containing protein translates to AAAALMRRMRHEDAEKAYGRALKLAREGGDLSCRIRFERATVVFRQRDHARAAPLFEEVAASCRANPGIAVKALYQGGRASMSADRLDDAIRLFGAVEADFPTNSLADDARLHAARSWLALGDRAQFESLVTSLPDAYPRGDMRGEALWSLAFDALGRGENETARAALGRYHEEFPVEEGWYAAGRSGYWLGRAEELLGREDAAIAAYEHVIASAPLTYYMVLAHARLAALDPTRTETLLDSLAPPGGAPTTRFERALIDGTPGLAEAVELVRLGLYSRARREFDRILADRGTSPSVHWIAAALFRRAGEFTAAKELSSGHGADWQRRYPAGSDLVYWTLAFPTAFEAEVDAAAAESGVDRALLWAIMREESGFAAGVESWANAVGLMQLILPTARSMAKRLKLEAKINGKTLRDPATNIRLGAAYLAYLDEEFDGHPALAIAGYNAGEGAVKKWLAAKPGQSLDMFVEGIPFSQTRGYAKRVLATFATYRFLYGGERSVVVPPLAFE